A genomic stretch from Falco naumanni isolate bFalNau1 chromosome 4, bFalNau1.pat, whole genome shotgun sequence includes:
- the TXNRD3 gene encoding thioredoxin reductase 3, protein MPPPGQTQLPDWDGLKLRVRTLIASHRVMIFSKSYCPYCNKVKELFRSLHVEYYALELDVTADGPSIQQVLAELTNQRTVPNVFVNGTHVGGCDSTYQAYHDGSLQKLLGDSKDAEPYDYDLIIIGGGSGGLACSKEAATLGKKVMILDYVVPTPLGTSWGLGGTCVNVGCIPKKLMHQAALLGQALQDSRKYGWQYEEQVKHNWGIMVEAIQNYIGSLNWGYRVSLREKSVTYLNSYGEFIEPHKIKATNRKGQVTYHTAETFVLATGERPRYLGIPGDKEYCITSDDLFSLPYCPGKTLVVGASYVALECAGFLAGLGLDVTVMVRSILLRGFDQEMAEKIGAHMETHGVKFIRKFVPVQVEQLEEGMPGRLKVTAKSTEGPEIFEEEYNTVLIAIGRDACTRNLGLETIGVKINEKNGKIPVNDEEQTNVPYVYAIGDILDGKLELTPVAIQAGKLLARRLYGGSSTKCDYINVPTTVFTPLEYGSCGLAEERAIEEYGKQNLEVYHSLFWPLEWTVPGRDNNTCYAKIICSKHDNNRVIGFHVLGPNAGEITQGFAAAIKCGLTKELLDETIGIHPTCGEVFTTMDITKSSGQDITQRGC, encoded by the exons GTGAAAGAGCTCTTCCGCTCTCTGCATGTGGAGTACTATGCTTTGGAACTTGATGTAACTG CTGATGGACCCAGTATTCAGCAAGTGTTAGCAGAGCTAACTAATCAGAGGACAGTGCCTAATGTATTTGTGAATGGAACCCACGTAGGTGGCTGTGATTCAACTTACCAG gcTTATCACGATGGATCACTGCAGAAACTTCTTGGCGATAGCAAGGATGCAGAACCCTATGATTATGACCTCATTATTATTGGTGGTGGCTCAGGTGGACTTGCGTGTTCCAAG GAAGCTGCtaccttgggaaaaaaagtaatgataTTAGATTATGTTGTTCCAACGCCTCTTGGAACCTCATGGG GACTTGGTGGCACGTGTGTAAATGTAGGCTGCATTCCTAAGAAGCTAATGCATCAGGCAGCACTTCTGGGTCAAGCACTCCAGGATTCAAGGAAGTACGGATGGCAGTATGAAGAACAAG TGAAGCATAACTGGGGGATCATGGTAGAAGCAATTCAAAACTACATTGGTTCTTTAAACTGGGGCTATCGAGTGTCCTTAAGAGAGAAGTCTGTGACATACCTCAATTCTTATGGGGAATTCATTGAACCACACAAAATTAAG GCAACTAATAGAAAAGGACAAGTAACCTATCACACAGCAGAGACTTTTGTCCTGGCGACAGGAGAGAGGCCGAGATATCTGGGTATCCCTGGAGATAAAGAATATTGTATTACAAG tgatgacctcttctccctgccttACTGCCCTGGCAAAACTCTTGTTGTGGGTGCTTCCTATGTGGCTCTAGAGTGTGCAGGATTTCTTGCTGGTCTAGGTCTAGACGTCACCGTGATGGTGCGTTCCATACTCCTTCGGGGCTTTGACCAAGAAATGGCGGAAAAAATAGGTGCTCACATGGAAACACACGGCGTAAAGTTCATCAGGAAGTTTGTACCTGTTCAG GTTGAACAGCTGGAGGAAGGCATGCCTGGAAGACTTAAAGTGACAGCAAAATCTACTGAGGGACCAGAAATCTTTGAAGAAGAATATAACACT GTGTTGATAGCCATTGGTCGTGATGCGTGTACCAGAAATCTTGGTTTAGAGACAATTGGTGTCAAAATCAATGAAAA gaatggaaaaatacCTGTAAATGATGAAGAACAAACCAATGTGCCTTATGTTTATGCTATTGGAGATATATTGGATGGAAAGCTTGAACTTACCCCAGTTGCCATTCAGGCAGGAAAACTGCTAGCCCGTAGACTTTATGGTGGTAGTTCCACAAAG tgtgaCTATATCAATGTACCAACGACAGTGTTTACTCCTTTAGAGTATGGCAGCTGTGGGTTAGCTGAAGAAAGAGCCATAGAAGAATATGGAAAGCAAAATTTGGAG GTTTATCACAGTTTGTTCTGGCCACTTGAATGGACAGTACCAGGCAGAGATAACAATACTTGTTATGCAAAAATTATCTGCAGTAAACATGACAAT AATCGTGTGATAGGATTTCATGTTCTTGGCCCTAATGCTGGTGAAATTACCCaaggttttgctgctgcaatAAAATGTGGTCTCACCAAAGAATTACTTGATGAAACAATTGGTATCCATCCAACTTGTGGAGAG GTGTTCACTACAATGGATATTACAAAATCTTCAGGACAAGACATCACTCAAAGGGGCTGCTGA